The Thermoanaerobaculia bacterium nucleotide sequence GTGACGTTCTTCGACACCGCGGAAATCTACGGCCCGTTCACCAACGAAGAGCTCGTCGGCGAGGCTCTCGCTCCGGTGCGCGACCGCGTCGTGATCGCGACGAAGTTCGGGTTCAAGCTGGATCGCGACGGGAAGCAGCGGGGCGTCGACAGCCGCCCGGAGCACGTGCGCGAGGTCGCGGAGGCTTCGCTCAGACGGCTTCGCACCGACGTGATCGATCTCTTCTACCAGCATCGCGTCGATCCGGAAGTGCCGATCGAGGAGGTGGCGGGAGCGGTGAACGATCTGATCCGGCAAGGGAAGGTCAGGCACTTCGGACTCTCCGAAGCGGGGGGGCAGACGATCCGGCGCGCCCACGCGGTGCAGCCGGTGACCGCCCTCCAGAGCGAGTACTCGCTCTGGTGGAGAGAGATCGAAGCGGAGGTCCTGCCGGCGCTCGAGGAGCTCGGCATCGGCCTCGTTCCCTTCAGCCCGCTCGGCCGGGGCTTCCTGACCGGAAAGATCGACGAGAACACGAAGTTCGACGAATCCGATTTCCGCAACGGACTTCCCCGGTTCTCGGCGGAGAACCGGAAGGCGAATCAGGACTTCGTGGAGTTCATCGGCCGGTTCGCGGAACGGAGGAAGGGGACGCCGGCGCAGATCGCGCTCGCGTGGCTCCTCGCGCAGAAGCCCTGGATCGTGCCGATCCCGGGGACGACCAGACTTTCCCGGCTCGACGAGAACCTCGGAGCGGCGGAGATCTCGCTCACGCCCGACGATCTCCGGGAGATCGACGAGGCGTCGAAGAGGATTTCGGTGCACGGGGCGCGCTATCCGGAGAGTCTCGCGCGAATGGTCGGTCGCTGAGCGGAGGGGTCGGACCTTCGGAAAAGGCGAGGACCGAACCGCGACGGGC carries:
- a CDS encoding aldo/keto reductase; its protein translation is MQKRKLGRSGLEVSALGLGCMGMSHGYGPPRDRGEMIALLRLAVDRGVTFFDTAEIYGPFTNEELVGEALAPVRDRVVIATKFGFKLDRDGKQRGVDSRPEHVREVAEASLRRLRTDVIDLFYQHRVDPEVPIEEVAGAVNDLIRQGKVRHFGLSEAGGQTIRRAHAVQPVTALQSEYSLWWREIEAEVLPALEELGIGLVPFSPLGRGFLTGKIDENTKFDESDFRNGLPRFSAENRKANQDFVEFIGRFAERRKGTPAQIALAWLLAQKPWIVPIPGTTRLSRLDENLGAAEISLTPDDLREIDEASKRISVHGARYPESLARMVGR